The following are encoded together in the Lactuca sativa cultivar Salinas chromosome 1, Lsat_Salinas_v11, whole genome shotgun sequence genome:
- the LOC111889495 gene encoding glucan endo-1,3-beta-glucosidase 4, translating into MRLELWLGSILFIFGSLSNVTVAFVGINIAGELSNLPSPEQVVAILRAHKITHVRLFNSDVRLINALSDTGIEVMISVANSDIMGIGKSPSAAASWINTHVAAFKPATNITAIAVGSEVISSTPTAVPFLVSAMNYLYKALLASNLNDVKVSTPLSMDLIPTPFPPSTATFNHSWNSTIYDILEFLKNSNSFYMLNAYPYKDYIQHNGVFPIQYALFQPLPVVKQIVDPNTLFHYESMLDAMVDATYYSIAACITPVIPIIVTETGWPWAGAANESAATVENAETFKNNLIKRVLTGSGPPSQPGILMNSYIFELFNEDDNRSYGVYFRNGSAVYSLDLGDSMENNTGGFCVARKGADPDGLQSGLNWACGQGQANCSAIQSGQPCYLPNTVQNHASYAYNDYYQRKRVEGATCDFGGTAIITNIDPSYGSCIFKGSSNSSAGRVSPPAFGPVGPTGSASPTHRVHEIGYLMLATLLFC; encoded by the exons ATGAGGCTCGAATTGTGGCTTGGAAGTATCTTGTTTATATTTGGAAGTCTATCCAATGTAACAG TTGCCTTTGTGGGAATAAACATCGCCGGCGAACTTTCAAACCTACCGTCGCCGGAGCAGGTGGTGGCGATCCTTAGAGCCCATAAAATAACACATGTTCGGCTTTTTAATTCCGACGTTCGCTTGATTAACGCATTATCAGACACAGGGATCGAAGTTATGATTAGTGTTGCTAACTCGGACATCATGGGAATCGGAAAGTCACCTTCAGCTGCCGCCTCATGGATTAACACACACGTTGCAGCGTTCAAACCCGCCACCAATATCACCGCCATTGCTGTCGGAAGTGAAGTTATTTCTTCTACTCCAACCGCCGTCCCTTTTCTTGTTTCCGCCATGAACTATCTTTACAAAGCTTTACTCGCTTCAAATCTAAACGACGTTAAAGTATCAACCCCTTTATCAATGGATTTAATTCCGACGCCTTTTCCGCCGTCCACCGCCACTTTTAACCATTCATGGAATTCAACTATTTACGATATTCTTGAGTTCTTGAAAAACTCGAATTCCTTTTACATGTTGAACGCGTATCCTTATAAAGATTACATACAACACAATGGTGTTTTTCCGATTCAATATGCTCTTTTTCAGCCCCTTCCGGTGGTCAAACAAATCGTTGACCCAAACACTCTTTTCCATTATGAAAGCATGCTTGATGCTATGGTGGATGCCACGTATTACTCCATAGCTGCTTGTATTACTCCGGTGATCCCGATAATAGTGACGGAAACAGGGTGGCCCTGGGCGGGTGCCGCCAATGAAAGTGCCGCCACGGTGGAAAACGCGGAGACTTTTAAGAATAACTTGATTAAGCGTGTTTTGACCGGGTCTGGCCCACCGAGTCAACCGGGTATTCTTATGAACTCGTACATTTTCGAGTTGTTTAATGAAGATGATAATCGAAGCTATGGTGTGTATTTTAGAAACGGGAGTGCGGTTTATAGTCTTGATCTTGGTGATTCTATGGAGAATAATACGGGCGGGTTTTGTGTTGCGAGAAAAGGGGCGGATCCGGATGGGTTGCAAAGCGGGTTGAATTGGGCATGTGGGCAAGGGCAGGCGAACTGTAGTGCTATTCAATCCGGGCAGCCATGTTATCTGCCCAATACGGTTCAAAACCATGCTTCTTATGCTTATAATGACTATTACCAAAGAAAACGGGTCGAAGGTGCAACATGCGACTTTGGTGGCACAGCTATTATAACTAATATTGATCCTA GTTACGGATCGTGCATATTTAAAGGAAG TTCAAATTCGAGCGCCGGTAGGGTCAGCCCGCCAGCATTTGGACCGGTGGGTCCCACGGGAAGCGCATCACCAACACATCGAGTTCATGAAATTGGATATTTGATGTTGGCAACATTGCTTTTTTGCTAG